Below is a genomic region from Streptomyces roseoviridis.
GGAGCTGACCCGCACCTCGGTGCGGGCGCTCGACCCGGCGCTGCGGCTCGGCGACGAGGGCCTCGCCGCGGGAGACGTGATCACCACCGGCGGGCTCGAACTGCGGGTCGTCCCCACACCCGGGCACACCTCGGACTCGCTCTCCTTCCACCTGCCGGCCGACCGGGCGGTGCTGACCGGGGACACCGTCCTGGGGCGCGGCACGACGATCGTGGCCCATCCGGACGGGCGGCTCGGGGACTACCTGGACTCGCTGCGGCGGCTGCGTTCGCTCACCGTCGACGACGGTGTCCACACGGTCCTGCCGGGGCACGGACCCGTCCTGGAGGACGCGCAGGGCGCCGTGGAGTTCTACCTGGCGCACCGCGCCCACCGGCTCGCCCAGGTGGAGACGGCCGTCGAGAACGGCCACCGGACCGCCGCGGAGGTCGTGGCCCATGTGTACGCGGACGTGGACCGCTCGCTGTGGCCGGCCGCCGAGCTCTCGGTGCGGGCACAGCTCGAGTACCTGAGGGAGCACGGCCTGATCTGAGCCGGTCCGCCGGCCCGGGGCCCTCCGCGAGGGACCCGGGAACCTTCGCGCCCCGAGACGTGTCTTACGCTCCGCTTACATCTGGCCGTAGCTCTCGGGGGGAAGCCCGTGTTCGTCATAGCCATCCTGCTGGTCATCGCGGCAGCGGTGCTCTACTTCGTCGGCCGCGCGAACGACACGCGCGGCCTCAAGCTCGGTGCCGTCGGCGCCCTGCTCGCCGGACTGTTCTCGCTGGTCGTGAGCATGACGTACGTGATCAGCGCGTACGAGGTCGGCGTGCCGGTCGCCTTCGGCAAGGTCGGTACGCCGATGTCCTCCGGCATGCACCTGAAGTCGCCGTTCACCAGCGTCACGACCTTCTCCACGCGCCCCGTAGACCTGAACCTCTCCGACAAGGACGTGGTGGAGGTCCGCTCGTCCCAGGGCGGCGTGATGTACGCCGAGGTCACCGTGAAGTGGGCCGTGCACCCGTCCAAGGCCGTCGAGCTCTACAAGCTGGCCGGCAGCGAGGACGCCATCCAGCAGCGGCTGGTCTACCCGGACAGCCGTGAGATCGTGCGCAACGTCTTCGCCCGCCACACGAGCGAGCAGGGCTACGCCTCCGACCGCGAGAAGATCAACGCGGAGATCGCCGGACTCATCAAGGAGCGCCTCGCCCCCCGCGGCATCGACGTCACCACCGTCAACCTGCGCAACGTGAAGCCCTCCGAGGCCCTGCAGGACCAGATCGACCGCAAGATCCAGCAGCAGCAGGCCACCGAGCGGGCCCTGGAGGCCGCCCGTACGGCCAAGGCGGAGGCCGACCGCCGCCGGATCGAGGCCGAGGGCATCGCCCGTGCCAACAAGATCCTCAACGCCTCGCTGACCGACAAGGTCCTGATGAACCAGTGCATCGACGCCTACAAGGAGGCCGCCGCGAAGAACCCGGTCTACGCGGTGCCCTGCGGTGGCGGCGGCTCGAACCCGCTGATCGTGGACGGCACGAAGCGCTAGTCCCGACGGCAGCCGATACGGAAGGGGGCCGCCCGGTCGAACCGGGCGGCCCCCTTCTCGTACGTACGAGCCGTGTGAGGCAGCGCTGTGCGGGGTGCCTCAGCGCGAGCGCTTCGCGAGGCGCTCCACGTCCAGGAGGATCACGGCGCGGGCCTCCAGGCGCAGCCAGCCGCGCTGGGCGAAGTCGGCGAGCGCCTTGTTGACCGTCTCGCGGGAGGCGCCCACGAGCTGGGCCAGCTCCTCCTGCGTGAGGTCGTGCACCACGTGGATGCCCTCCTCCGACTGCACGCCGAAGCGGCGCGACAGGTCGAGGAGCGCGCGGGCGACACGGCCCGGGACGTCGGAGAAGACCAGGTCGGACATCTGGTCGTTGGTCTTGCGCAGGCGGCGGGCGACGGCGCGCAGCAGGGCGCTGGCCACCTCGGGGCGGGCGTTCAGCCAGGGCTGGAGGTCGCCGTGGCCGAGGCCGAGCAGCTTCACCTCGGTGAGCGCGGTCGCGGTGGCGGTGCGCGGGCCCGGGTCGAAGAGGGACAGCTCGCCGATCAGCTCGCCGGGGCCGAGGACCGCCAGCATGTTCTCGCGGCCGTCGGGCGAGGTCCGGTGCAGCTTCACCTTGCCCTCGGTGACCACGTAGAGCCGGTCGCCCGGGTCGCCCTCGTGGAACAGCGCGTCGCCACGGGCAAGCGTCGCCTCACTCATCGAGGCACGCAGCTCAGCGGCCTGCTCGTCGTCGAGCGCCGCGAACAGCGGGGCACGTCGCAGAACGTCGTCCACGAGTTCTCTCCTATGTCGACCTCAGTGCGATCAATCACAACAAGTTTGACTCACCGGACGGCCTTTCCGTACGTCAGGGGCCCGATTGGGTCGCGATCCGGTGGGAACGGGGCGGATGTCGGTGACGGCGCCTAGGCTGGCCGGGTGTCCAACTCGCCGGTGAGAGCACAGGCCAAGGGGGCTGGAAGAGTGCCGGTCGAAAGTAATTCCGCCGTGGGCGAACACGGCGTGTCGAAACAGACGAAAGTGACGAAACGCACACGGAGCGGGGCGGCCGAGAAGCTCCCGGCCGAGAAGCTCCCGGCCGAGAAGCCCCCGGGCGAGGACAGGGCGGCCGAGAAGCCCCCGGCCGGGCAGCCCACGGCCGAGGGCGGGCCCACGGCCAAGACCGGGCCTGCGGGCAAGGCCAGGGCCGCGGCCAAGACCAGGCCCGCGGTCAAGGCCAGGCCCGAGTCCCGCCTCGCCATGGTGCGGCGCGCCCGGAAGATCAACCGCGAGCTCGCCGAGGTCTATCCGTACGCCCACCCCGAGCTCGACTTCC
It encodes:
- a CDS encoding Crp/Fnr family transcriptional regulator — translated: MDDVLRRAPLFAALDDEQAAELRASMSEATLARGDALFHEGDPGDRLYVVTEGKVKLHRTSPDGRENMLAVLGPGELIGELSLFDPGPRTATATALTEVKLLGLGHGDLQPWLNARPEVASALLRAVARRLRKTNDQMSDLVFSDVPGRVARALLDLSRRFGVQSEEGIHVVHDLTQEELAQLVGASRETVNKALADFAQRGWLRLEARAVILLDVERLAKRSR
- a CDS encoding prohibitin family protein, producing MFVIAILLVIAAAVLYFVGRANDTRGLKLGAVGALLAGLFSLVVSMTYVISAYEVGVPVAFGKVGTPMSSGMHLKSPFTSVTTFSTRPVDLNLSDKDVVEVRSSQGGVMYAEVTVKWAVHPSKAVELYKLAGSEDAIQQRLVYPDSREIVRNVFARHTSEQGYASDREKINAEIAGLIKERLAPRGIDVTTVNLRNVKPSEALQDQIDRKIQQQQATERALEAARTAKAEADRRRIEAEGIARANKILNASLTDKVLMNQCIDAYKEAAAKNPVYAVPCGGGGSNPLIVDGTKR
- a CDS encoding MBL fold metallo-hydrolase gives rise to the protein MSDAAALPGQPRGAVVSGPATARAVNVLAPNPSAMTLDGTNTWIVAEPDSDLAVVIDPGPLDEGHLRRVVETAERLGKRVGLTLLTHGHPDHAEGAVRFAELTRTSVRALDPALRLGDEGLAAGDVITTGGLELRVVPTPGHTSDSLSFHLPADRAVLTGDTVLGRGTTIVAHPDGRLGDYLDSLRRLRSLTVDDGVHTVLPGHGPVLEDAQGAVEFYLAHRAHRLAQVETAVENGHRTAAEVVAHVYADVDRSLWPAAELSVRAQLEYLREHGLI